Proteins from a single region of Electrophorus electricus isolate fEleEle1 chromosome 5, fEleEle1.pri, whole genome shotgun sequence:
- the spag6 gene encoding sperm-associated antigen 6 → MSLLRPLLLDVVPTIQPTAALALSRLANYNDELAEAVVNGDILPQFVYSLAKQYRFYKKAAAFVLWAVAKHSPELAQAVVDCGALDALVVSLEEFDPGVKEAAAWALGYIARHNAHKSTPWALCRNAHKSTP, encoded by the exons ATGTCCCTTCTGAGGCCTCTTCTGTTGGATGTGGTCCCAACTATCCAGCCGACGGCGGCTCTGGCTCTCAGCAGGCTTGCCAACTATAACGATGAACTGGCGGAGGCAGTGGTGAATGGAGACATTCTCCCACAGTTCGTCTATTCTCTGGCTAAGCAGTAT CGCTTCTATAAGAAGGCAGCAGCGTTTGTCCTCTGGGCAGTTGCTAAGCACTCTCCAGAGCTGGCCCAAGCTGTGGTGGACTGTGGTGCTCTAGACGCCCTTGTCGTCTCCCTGGAGGAGTTCGATCCTGGAGTAAAGGAGGCTGCAGCTTGGGCACTGGGCTACATCGCCCGCCATAACGCCCATAAGTCAACACCGTGGGCGCTCTGCCGTAACGCCCATAAGTCAACACCATAG